A window of Malania oleifera isolate guangnan ecotype guangnan chromosome 2, ASM2987363v1, whole genome shotgun sequence genomic DNA:
AAGCATCACAACTCGCTAGGGCATTAAACAGTTAAACCTTTCTAAATCCGTGCCACCCCCATTAATGCCCAAACAAGTTGACATTCAATTCCAAAATCTTTCGGCAAAATAATTTCCTTTTTGAATTTCACAGCATTGTCTTCAAGAAACAGCATGGTATCGTCAGAAAGCTATGAGACACCTCAACATCCTCCATGTCATTGAATAAACCTTACCCACAAGCCCTAAACATGCAAAAACATCATGCTCAAGACATACAACACCAAGGCAAACAAGAATGAGGGCAGCGGATCACCTTCTTGTTTGGCTGTGTTGTTGCTAGTTAAGAATCAAAGGTTGGTTCTTTTAATAGTTCATTCAATTATTCAATTCTTATATGCACCTCTAAAACTCACcaaaaagttaaatttttttaattatttttctttcattctttcCCTTAAACAACctaagtttaattttttattatttgttatcaactatttcccttactttttattgtTTAAAGGTGTAAGCATGaaacatgattttttttattgttaatatgtaaatgtattttactattttgttTGTTGTGCATATATATCATTATATGCATGCCATGCatgttatttttgaaaacttgCACCAAATCTTACAATAAGATTTGATTTTATCCTTGATTCCTAGAATTATGATTTCAATTCACAATTTGAACCTCGATTTGACAACAATGAGTGGGATTCCTATCAAAATATTAATAAGCCCATTTATATGCACCTCTAAAACTCACCAAATGCAGCATTTAAGATTATGGCAACATCACAAACAGCAAATAGACTATGTGGTGAATGGGAATCACACAATTGAGGTCCTATCATTGATACAAGATTCATAATCAATTTTACATGACATATAGATGTAACAgtaattaattataaatcatgATTTCAACTGTGTAAGTAGCATGTAATCACATATCTTATAAGAGTAAGTTAAATAAGCACACTGTCATTATGACAATTGCAAATTCTTCCTGTGACGTTCCTTTAGTTATATTTCCTACAATCCAATCTTCGAGTTAGAAAATGATGCAGCCAAATCTAATTCTCAAGTGTCAGCACCCAGTTATCGAGCAAGGATTAATTTCATGACTATATTCCCATGCAAATAATAGACAATAATTAACAGATGCTGTAATGTACTCCTAGTGGTGCATCACACTTATCTTCTTCTTGTTGGGGTTTTTTCCTTAATTCATGTGAGATCATGCAAAAAAAATCTAGATATTAGAAAGGGTAATCCATTATATCATTCATAATCATGCCTGTAATCTGATAACCAAATGATTACCATGAAAGATATAAGTACAATAATCACTTCTAAAATTTGAGATCCAAATTCTAATTCCGTACATTGTTTTTTCGAGAAGAACAAGTATCCAGTTAGCATATTACATATAGACAGATTAACTTCATAAGCATGTTTTTCATTTGACGAGTACGAGAGTCAACATATGGTGAAAACTGAAAAATGTAAAATGTAAATATGCTTATCTCATTTCAACCAATATTATGCATCAACAAAACATACAAACAGAATATAATGCATACCAGTTATACGAACAAGTGTCTCTCTTCCAGACAAATCAGTCACGTGCTGCAGTTATCAAATGAAAAAACAATTCAAAACTTGTAACCCAAGAAGCATTAATttggagagagaaaaaaagataATTTTATAGAGTTGCATACTTACTATGAATGTGTCATTAAATGAAGCAAAAATATGAGCCACGCCAAAAACTTGTTCTCCTTCTCTTACAGTGGGTCCAAGGGTCACATTGTCTTCCTTTGGTTCCCTAACCTTCCTCCTCGACTATAGGCACCCACAAAGTTTATGAAACAAAACAAGTTAAGATTCTCCCTTGTGTGAAAGACTTCATTATAATTGTGGAGTGGTAAACTCACATGCAAATCTATTATAGTTtagtatattataaatattacgGTAATACAAGGTAAGAAACACAAACAATACAATTAATCATGTATGCATGATACTAAATTGATGGGATAACATTATCAGTCAACTGTTGACCATATGAATGCTCGCAAGTgactaataaatttttaaaaaataaaataaaataaataataatatcctacTCCACCTAAGATACATTTGAGACTTAAAACCCCACTTTCATATGATGGGATATTGGACGTATAACATGACAGGTAAAATAATTCATTGGTATAGATATGGTTTTGCAATCCAACATAAATGAGTACACAAACTCCCAAACATCTAGGGAAATGGCCATCTATGAATCACAATGCATCTGGTTGAAAGTAGTAATACACGTTTGTGTTTctatatatatgaagaaattACTCAAGAAAGGAAATTCAATTTGGGGACTTCAATTACAACTTGAGTTTGGAAggcaatattttaaaatttacataaTATTGGAAACCAGTCCCAAAGCCAATAAAGGGAATTTGATTGCAGACAATGCCTATCCCGTAGTCCAACAGAGGGGGATCATGGTTATGTTAGTCTCTATAAAGGCAATCTTTCAGACAGCAAGCTCCTGATCCCATTTTTCAGCTAGCAATCATTCAAGTATTTGCTATATACACCCTAAATGCACCTTAACCATTCAGTGTAGCTCAGACCCAATGGGCATTCCATCaaaacaacaataaataaataagagagagagagagagaacaaaagaCATCATGATGAGATGGACACAAAGCAAGTCATTTATACAACTCTATGCCTAGCTATGCATTAAAGGATTTTCCCATCCCAATATCCCAGGAAGTAGAGCATGAGTTGCTGGAACGTTAACAGACAGCTTCCAACCATGTTCATTAAACTACTCTAAGATTATGTGTCCAAGCACAGCAACTGTTAAACTCTAGTCCATGTCCGAGAAACAATCTCACCAAATCCAACAACTGGAAGCGaataaattcataaattttataagcatatctttcaaaaaaataaataaataaaataaatcatgTAAGCAAATAGaagaaaaaaccctaaatattttAGCTAAATCTCAAACTATCTTATTCCCTGAATTTATAGAAAACAATAAATTTGACTGATCTGAAAACAGAACGAAAAAAAACTAAGGTTCCGTCGTGAAATAAGTCATCCATGAACACTGAAGAAGTATAAACAGAGAACCAGAGGAGATCAGAAAAGAATTCCGAGTGGCTTACCATGGCTCCAAGAAGAGTTGGGTGGAGAAATAGTGTTCTGGCGTTCCCTTCTTGACTTCAGAGACTATCCAGGAAGACGAAGGACAGCCCAAATCTTCGATTTTATATCAGATGGGGGACTAGGGTTTCAGGGGATAACGCGTATTGAAATATTGATAAATGGTCTCCGATTGTATCGAAATGCTAAAAAAGCACAGAACTTTGTTTTTTTATGTTTACACCCAAACCTTATTAGAAGTTCTGCACTTTTATCCTTCATTGTCTCTCATCTAACTAATATATTTTGCAGCGGCATAATTTAAACATGAAATTAatttcagaaaataaaataaagatgtaaaTTATActaatattaaatgaaaatttcAAATGTAAAATATGAGGAAAATTAATACTTCATATTccattaaaatattttcaaatgaatACAATATCTCAATAATTTGTTTTATCATCAAATGTATATGTAAAATAAATACTACTTTTATTTGGtagataattttttaaagaaataagtACTCATAATAATTTGAtggttttaaattttatatttattaaattgtattcataattttaatattattcatgcattttcaaaatatattattttaataacaaTATTTATCTTTAAATTCTTTTTGCAAACAGCATTAAAAAGATTAATCAAATTAAGGCAGAAAGATTTATAGATCTTGTACTTTCAATTTGTAATAAACTTAAACATAAACAAAACATATTTCATGTAACAACTCTGtcgacaccctaattttaaccaggTAACTCCAAAAAGACCCGGCACATAAAGTTGACTTCGTGTCTCGGAAATTAGAGAACCCTTCTGAGAGACCAAATCGAGTCTCGatttgttttcaatgagtctcGTTGTTTTTGCCGAGTCCTggtttgttttcaatgagtctcGTTGTCTTTGCCGAATTTTTGTTTATCTTTAATGAGTCTCGTATGTTTTACCAACTCCCGATTTGGTTTCATTGAGTCCCATTGTGTCTAACAAGTCTCGTGTTGTCTTCCAGGAACCTCGGAGTTTCAATTGAGTCCTGGTGTGTCTACCAAATCCCGATTTGGAGTTGAAATTAAGTCCCAGTGTCTTCATCGAGCCCTATTTTTGTCTTCAATGGGTCTCGATCCGTTTTCACCGAATCTCGTTGTCATTTCTGAGTCCTGGTTCGTTTTCAGTGAGTTTGATTGTTTTTACCAAGTCTCAGTGCCCGTATCGAGTTTCGTTTCGTTTTCAGTGAGTCTGGTTATTTTTACCAGTTTCGGTTCGTTTTCAGCGAGTCCGGTCGTGTTTACCGAGTCCCGGCGCGTTTTAACCAAATTACGGGCATTTTAGAAAACTGAGTTTGGGTCCTTTGATTTTTGAGAAATCTAGTTTCAATGTTCGGCCGAGTCTCTCTTTTCAGAGGATAGGGtctataataaaaatacaaaaaatatataaaaaaaaaatacaaaaagccTATAATTATTAGTATATTACTATTAATAtactattactattactattactattactattattattgtagggtaatattaatattattattattattattattattattacaaaacaaacaaaaagaagaaacaaaaaaacaacaaaaccaaaaaaacaaaaaaagggccTGAAAAGGTTGTTCACAGTAGCACCGCACACGCAAGGAAGAAGGGGGCATTTTTCATTTTCGTTTTTTCTTCCTAGGGGCGCTGGAGATTCACGTTTAAAAGGCCATCCCTCTCTTCCTCATTCTGGCTTAACTTTCATTTCCCCCACtccactccctctctctctcttgcgtGTTCTCGGCCATAACAACCACCTCACAGATCTCTCTTTGCTCCATACCACCACAGTCACCTGCGGGCACCTTCACATCTCCATTCCATCTCTTTCGGATCTACCATAGCTCTGAACAGCCACCACCTGTAACCAGCAACCCGAACACCACTCTCCAGCCGAGCAAACACCAGCAGCTCCCCCTCTCCTCTCTCGGGTCCCCTTCACAAGCCCCAGACACCATCCTCAACACCACCACCTGTCATACCTCCCTGCGGATCCAGTCTTAGACCACCCGAACACAGCAACACCACCAACGGCCGTGAGTTTCTCCAGACCCGCCACAACTCCACGACAGATCCCCTCGGCATCTCTCCCTTTCTTGTCCTCACCGAGCCGCAGCCACTACTCGCACACAGCTCCCTAATATCTCCATCCCATCTCTCACCCTCACCCGGGGGAACCCTTAAGCACCATCTCTCGGCCCTCCTCAGAACCACCATCTCTCACTCTCCTTCACCTCTACCAGAAACCCACGGCAAAAACCAGATCTCCCTCATCTCCTCCATTCCCCTTCTCTCCATAACAACCACCTCACAGCTCTCCCTCTCTGGTTCTCGGTCTTTCCTAGCAGCTCACTACACTAACCACCGAGACCAGAGCCATCCCCGAGCCACCACACCACAGTCATACTCCCCATCTACCTCACTGCCTCCACTCACCCAACACCAGCAGTAGCCACTAGCCACTGCAACTCCAGCAACCTGTAGCTCTCCCTCACCCCCTCACAGTTTCATCTCCGCCTCTCCAGACTACCCACGGCCATCAGTAGCAGCAACCCCTTCCATCCCAGTTATGCCCAACAAGGAGAAGTAGCCTACCTCACGGCCAGCCACCACCATTCTCACAGCCTCAGATAACTTTCCCAGCAAAATCAACAACCCTCTTGTGTTCAATTTCCCCGGTTCTAAAATTTTCCATCTGGGTAAGTTTGATTGTTGAGGATTGGAGTTGATCTCGTTTTTGTCTTTGATTACTGGGCTCTGTTAAGATCATTGGTGTTGGGATAGTTGTGAAGAGATTTTATCATAAAAATTTGCTCCTGCTCATTGTTGTGATTCAAAAAAAAACCCCACCACCTATTTGATAAAATTCCTAAATTAAGTTTGTGTTTAGATGGATGGTTAAAAGAGTTTTGGGGGGTGGCAGCATCAACTGGGATTTTAGTTTGTGCTCGTGGGAGTCAAATTTGATTTCAAAAGAAGGTAAGGTGTGGGTTTTGATTTTGGTGTACACCAAGTGCTTGATGTAAGTCACATGTGGTTAGTGTTATATCACTAACCCAGCATCACAACACACACCACTCACTCACCATCTATACACACTGTTCACACACCCTCACAAACTAACTTGTTAACTTATACTAATTTTTACTAACATTTTATTTCTTTACTTGCATTTACTAATTCATGCTAACATTTTAATTTCTTACACTCTAACGTTTAATTTCCTGCACACTAACTTTTAATTTCCtatatactaacatttaatttcctgcactctaacatttaattttatgtataatttcctgtatactaacttttaaattcCTGTATATTAACTTTTAAATTCTTAtatactaacttttaaattcatgtatactaacatttaatttcttgtatactaacatttaattcCATATACactaacttgcatactaacacatgctaacttgcatactaacatttacttGTATATTAGTTCCTTTATACACATTTATGCACACACCTTTTGCACACGTTGTATACACACGTTTGTGCACACACATGTTGTATACATGCAtgctgtaacgacccgaaaaataatggtttttaaataataaaagtaagggaaatggaaatcaaaaacagaaggcgttcgtcgatgacattgcattttggaaaggataaatcccgagaaatttttcagctcctcgtcgacgaatacaggggactcgtcgacgagggttggagttcgtcaacgaactttctacaagactcgtcgatgaggtgacatggcttgtcgacgaggaaatactgaggggatgattttggggtttctaaaTGTCGTTGACaagggggagagttcgtcgacaaatttgtaTTAACCTCGTTGAcgtcgtcgacgaggtgacgtggctggtcgatgaaggccacagtttaaataggcctaaagttcattttcagCTAAAATTTTCTGCGCAGatcttttctctctcctaccctttggtccctcctccttctctcttcgatttcgggctggattttcgccggttcgaggatctgaggtcaccacgacgctcttaggaaagttctctgcaaatctgctggagcggatcgtcggtgtgGCTGAGGTAGAAACcattccaaatttagggtaaggttttctactcaatatttgaattcTTGATAGTTGTAAAAAGTattatacgcatagaaatactgaactttagttctgagaaATGCTATTTACAGGGTGTTAAGttggaaaccctgcgggtgcgggacaaattttcttatgGGCTTTTTAAGAATCAGGTAAtgagataaactaaactagttcttttatgaaaatatatgtatattattatagcatttgatttcaaggaaatgtatatatttataaatgatttatatttgaaaaaatactgttaaaatgatggtatgttaaatatgtggaaaatctgttagtgtggtatgagtagaaattgttatgaaatactgttttttgggaatgtattaatgatacgaatttttataatggaaaatcgacgtacgggccaagatttttatatgttttgccagcgtacgggttgtgttatgtgcatgatttgccagtgtacaggcTAAGTtgtggatatattttgccggcgtacgggtcgtacTATGAattgatttgccagcgtacgggctgtgctatgatataatttgtcggcgtacgggtcaaGTTATGGATTGATTTGTcagtgtacgggttgtgctatgatttgtcggcgtacgggccaagctatggattgATTTGCTAGTTTACGGGTTGTGTTATGATTTATCGGCGTAAGGgtcgagttatggtaaaatgtgaaatatcggcctatgggccgatgattttcatgatatatgtatatatgcaaaatgacatgattgatttgataattaatgatatgaaatatccatgtatcacagtttcagtatatgttatatgatatcagaaccttgttggcttggtctaggctagcacttgcacggtaccgttgttatgtgtccatggttttcgtgattttgatatttgtgttaacgccactgtatgaagtggtgtgagattggattgtcgatgtagtttttaagaagtgtgtgagtgcccttggtgtacggaccatgTCTAACAGACTCATCAGACTTActgactgtacttttgacttgatagtggtcggtcaaccattgtcaggtcccattttcgggtCACACAActcaatcatgtgggggtaatacataacaatagtcagctaacctactaggtatgtttttgtattattattatatgagatgaaatatgttatgaaaatgcaatatgttctgtcatgttttgatgaaacatatatgttttcccataattgacaaaatagttactgaatatgttctgtatgataTAAATATATGACAGGGAGTACTCATGTTGCcgcacactagtattagtttatttcccttactgagaggcttctcaccccgaattttataaatattgctggagcccttgataggagagcgagtAAAACCCTACTGAACTAGTACGGTTGGTCTACCCTTCCAGAAggataagtattttgatagggtcggttgtcttttgtggaaatgaccctaagatGTCTTTTTGGGTtaagtgttgtgtatatatatatagtgattgCAGTAACTCTGATgttgtgatgtatgatataatgagatgtttatgattgtatgtttcctactgcttaggcttctgctatatgtccTGATTATCCCTAGTATCCGTGGGTCCAGGTAGACTATGATTTGCTAagttgagttttgtgattttgtaatgttgaaaagaaaaaaaaatgtgaaaattaagcaggtcatcccACATGCATTCATATACACCCA
This region includes:
- the LOC131147831 gene encoding uncharacterized protein LOC131147831, which produces MVKRVLGGGSINWDFSLCSWESNLISKEDLFSLLPFGPSSFSLRFRAGFSPVRGSEVTTTLLGKFSANLLERIVGVAEGVKLETLRVRDKFSYGLFKNQPLIGERVKPY